TGCCTAAATGTAAGCTACCGGATATAAATAGAATTTATATACAGAAAGTGGCTGAGATTACTTGTAATCAAATAGAGTCCTATACTGCTAATCCAATTTTTTCTGGCCTTGGTTCCAGAAGTATTTTCCCAATTATTTAAAAGGaacatttaaattaaagaaaCCAATCCAAACAGCTTTGAAAAGAATCATGACTTCATGTactttgatttaaaataaaaataaatatatttatataaatatattcaatgTTTAAGTCATTTGAGATTATATAGGGAAACTATGATATCCACGATTGAATTGAGCACTAAAGAGCTTCATGTGCTGATTAAAAAAGTAGGCAGGTGCAGATTCTGATATTTTGTATATGTGGCTTATTTCCATGATAAACAGTTTAGGTTGAAGTTTAGTGTATCCTTgttcatattttatacatttttaagcaaTGTCTGGCAACATTAATGAGACAAGATAATACCTTGTTTCCTGGTGTGTTGAGATGTGACTTTTTACACTGTGTTCTGGTGGACTACACAGAATGTTTGTAAACGAAGTGTAGTGATATACTTTACCTGCAGTTTTCTGGAGTTAATTTGATTGTAGAATGCAGTTGTTACTCTTGTAAATATCTGAACTGTATGTACAGAAGACAATTCAGCACTAAAAGCTGAACTGACAAAGGAATTAAGCCACAGTGTGTACACAGCCTAAAGAATCGGTTAACAATAATGCAATAATGctgcaataaaatacacacaACCTTTTAGCTCACAGTAGATCTATCTTTTTCAATGAAAGGTTTACACATTCAAAATAAATCCTACTACTCAGAAAATAATGGGATATTTACTTCTGGAACCCAAACTATTGCACTCTATAATGTATAAGAGCTTTCCATAACAGGCAGGGTCAACTCAGTTTCTGTccttgaaaaagaaacaaaacaaatagaaaCTGCATGAAGAATCACATTCgctgttgctgtttttttcttctctgcCCAGTCATCGCCTCTAATGTCATATAATTACGTGCCACACAAATAATCTGGTGTCACACACCAATTGGATTCTCTGTGTCCTTGGTAACCAACTCCTCCTGCAACGGAGACGAGCCCTCCATTAATTCCAGACCACGTTCTGTCAAAGAGGAGACATCAGGTTCTGCACTGTAGCTTGTCCAGGATGCCTGATCAGTTGTGGGAGAGGCTAAACCCCAATTCTTCCTGGCATCATGTTCAGAACTGCCATAGACGGTTTGTTTGGAAAATGATGTGGCACCATGTGCCAAAGAAGGTTCACTTGACTCTCCTGCTACTAGAACGCTAGTTTTTGACACATGGCTAACTTTAGCTGTACTGAAAAGTCCTGATTTACTGTGAATGTGCGTTGAGGCAGATGTCTCTGCTTGGTCAGTGTTCTTCATTTTTGTTGTGGGGTTATCAAGAAGGCCTTCATGACCTTTTTTATCACCCCAATGCATTTGAGAAGTAGACAGGTCGTATGTTGTTTGTGTTGATTTCGGGCTAACCAGTGATATATTATTCACCTTGTTAGTAGTAGACACGTCACTTACTGAGATGTTACTTGTGCTTATAGCCAAAACTGTAGTCGTCATTAAAACATCGGACCGTCCAGACACTGAAGCAGACGTTGGTTTCCATATCAAACTGTAATAAATAGCCAGTATTATAGCAGCCAACGACACCGACAAGACATATGCGAATACAGTAGCCAGTCTCACCCACTTTTTATTGGTTTTAGCAgccattttagcttttttgtctCCTGTGTATGTCGCCGGTTTGCCCCTTTCCATGTTTGGCATAAAGTCCCGTTCCTTCATGTTGGCGCGGATTCTCCCTCTGTGCTCCTCTGCGCTCTCCGTCTTGAACGCTTGTTATTGACGGCTGATTGAAGAAAACTGCAGACGGTTTAATGCACAGGGTTTGTCGAGTATCCACgctgtgtttattcattcatcattccTCCAATTTTGCAAATCCACAGCAGCAGTGTGTTTCCAGCATGACAGCGGCGAGTGGAGGTTATTCAAGCAGAGACGCGTCCTGAGCGCCTGAGTGACCGGTGGGTTTTATAGCGATGAGCAAAAGCAGAGCTGAGATGAGATTGATATGCAGAAGGACACGTGAAAGGACATATAGAGAACAGATGTGTTTTGCGGTGAAGGGACCGATGGAAAATGAAGGGAGGCGGGTCTTAGTGCGCACTAACAAGTCGCTGCCCACAGCTAAACGTCATCGTGTCAGAATTCCCCCTGACTGTGCTGGGGTCCTTGACATATAACACATTTAAAGGGAAACTGTTCCACATCTGCCCTCAAACGCATTTGAACGCGAACTAATTAATATTATCTTAGAAAATGCAATCCATCGAGTCCTGGTGCATTAGAAGGAATGAAATTGTCTATAAGAAAAATAATCATCAGCATATGCAGAATGTCGTTTTGTCAGGCatgtttaaaacaaacataatttgATGGTAAATTAAACAGGCATATAAAAGAAATGTAAAGCGCCTCGCACGTGCAGCTGCACAACACAATTTATTATAAATCTGCATACTTTGCCACCATATCATTCAGATCATAAAATTTTACGTTTGGCAgcaatcagatttttttgttatgtAAAATATAGCATAATTGaaaaatataacattgttttaacCTTTTATTCTTTTAGGCATATGGCCTATATTTTATAAATGCAGGCAGAATGAGTATGTTGTTTCATTTAACCTAAACAGCTACACCGAATGATGAAAATGAAATATTGTTTCATAATggtggcattttttttttgtcaaaagtcTTAAAtaagcttaattgtttttacatgcTATTTTGCACCAAAACTAGTTTCCATTTGCtacttttaaatatatgttatatttAGTGTATTCATAGTAATTTGTTGCATTTAGTTCAGTATCATTTTGATCTAGTTCAGTCTCAGATATGGTCACAGACAAAACAATTAAAGATTTTAACTAGATCTGTGTAAAAGCCCTTTTTAGATGTAGaacattttctttcctttttgaGTGATGTATTTGTTATACCATGGAATGTTTGGCATTAATATGCTGTATGTGAAGTTCCTATGTTTTGACATATTTGTCAAGTACATGGATGCCACCAGCTGGGCAAATAGCTACACTACAACTAAAGGAAAAACCAACGTGAAATTAAGCGTAAActttaataaatgcttaatttaTAACAGTCAGCAagcatgtatatttttattactatactatactatactatactatactatactatactatactatactatactatactatactttattACTATACTATTTTGCTCCTGTAACAATTTGACATTAACTGAATGGTCTGAATGGTACTAGTAAAATATTGCTTTtggttattgtaaaaaataaataaaaatgaactcaATATCTTAAAGTGGTTTTGAGTTAGGGAGAAGAGAGTTAATGTTAATTCTCTATTTTTCTAAAGTGAGCTGTATATTTACTTAGTCAGTTTTCCTCAGATTAATCTTTGACCAGAACATACAATTTTTGATGACAAGTTTTGGCAGTGTCGGACAAACATAAACACTTTAAGGGGAGGGTTTGGCATACAGATATTTAGGACCATATAGTTTACATATTGTATTatgacaataaaaatcatgaccAATAATCATATAGAAGCAACTTGCATCTTGAGCTTATTTGTGATATGGTTTTCTATGTCCATATGTCCATTGTATTTTATCCAGTTCGTTTTATCAGAATAAAAATGACAGAAGTTTTTAATCTATACTGTATATGCTGGGTTGCTTTGTTTTGTCTATCGGCTATACACGAAAGACAACAATCACACAAACTTtaactaataatactaatgag
Above is a genomic segment from Danio aesculapii chromosome 20, fDanAes4.1, whole genome shotgun sequence containing:
- the zgc:153157 gene encoding uncharacterized protein zgc:153157 — protein: MKERDFMPNMERGKPATYTGDKKAKMAAKTNKKWVRLATVFAYVLSVSLAAIILAIYYSLIWKPTSASVSGRSDVLMTTTVLAISTSNISVSDVSTTNKVNNISLVSPKSTQTTYDLSTSQMHWGDKKGHEGLLDNPTTKMKNTDQAETSASTHIHSKSGLFSTAKVSHVSKTSVLVAGESSEPSLAHGATSFSKQTVYGSSEHDARKNWGLASPTTDQASWTSYSAEPDVSSLTERGLELMEGSSPLQEELVTKDTENPIGV